The Schistocerca nitens isolate TAMUIC-IGC-003100 chromosome 8, iqSchNite1.1, whole genome shotgun sequence genome includes the window TGGTGATCATTTTCCAGAAAACGAGCCACCCACTGCCAACAAAGTAAACGCCATGTGCTACTTTAAGGTTtgctctgacaaaagaaagaaatagagtggcaagtcgataaggaaagaaagcagatgtGGACACAAATGCTGCAGTACCTGACTTCGTGTATCGCAATGTTTTCAAGACCACCATTTGGAAGTAAATTATATATAAATTACATCTTATCATTCTTTGTCACTAAGCATGAAATAAATATGCACTTGTgaagatatttctttatttaaatttgtgaGCGGGGGAGGATTTTTCATGTTCCTGGCAACGTTAATACACCAGTACTGATGGAAACATGTAAGGTAATGGGCCCAGATGTCGTCCATGCTCCTAATTTTGTCCCCTTCGGAATTTCCGGTTTCCAAAGCTGGTAGGAAATGTGTAACTGTGTGTGCATGCGTCACCTCAGTCCATAGTTTTCTTGAGAGAGACTGCTGTGTGCAGCGCGTTTAGCTTCTGTGTACGAGGGAATTCATCATTTTACGCTCAGGTGAGTTAGTACAGCAGTCAAATTAACAGCCTACTATTCCTACTGCTAGCACTGGTTTTTGTTCATGTATTTGGCTCTACTTCAGTCATCTGTGGTAGTTTCTGGGGTGTAATGTCTGAAGGTGCCCTGATATATTCATAATTGGGTCCCCATTGCAATAACTACTTCCGTTCCGGGTACGAAATTCGGAAGTGTTTTTAAAATTCATTGTATTTCCTATTTATAGAGATTATTTTACTTTTTCCTAACGAAAAAGGCGATAGGAGAGAAATGGATTTGTTGCAGGATATACTTGGTTTGTTATCAATGCTCTTCATCTAACCAGACATACAAATTCATATGCGACACAATTTTAGAAGTCTGAAAACAACCTGAAGACATTTTTTTATTCATGGCCTTCAAGTTGTGTACAATGCTGAAAGTGTCTGGTAACGTTATaatggaaaaattaatttaaaattaactacatttttgagaatttttgttcGGACGAAACTGCGAACACTGTTTATGCAGCGCTAAAATTTATCTTAAATAGTGGCTTTAGTATGTTGTAACGACTTAACTGTAAGTTGCCTACAAGTGCAGAAAAAATTCAGGAATGTATATAACAATTTGCAGTCTTTCCATAACCGTTCAGGGTTATAGACGTCCTAACCTGCTACAGTGACGAAACTTGGGCCCCTTACCTTtagtgtgtttccgtaagagcgagcAAAAATGTATCATGACATAGAGGATACTCCACTGAACAACTTGAGGTAAGGAACCTGGTGCCGGAAAAGCCACCTTAAGGAGATaataagaataaaatcacattactatgtacttttttatttacattagttacagttaacccCAAACACCATCATTGACATAATGAATGCAGCACTTGTACTGTATCCTATacaatgtgctgaaactgatggtCATCAGCCTCAGTGCAAGTATGATACCGGCGAATAAGATTCTGAcgacaattctggcaactaattccatctccgtatgcaCTGGGGTCTATACACACTCATTTCCTGCAGAAATCCATtgtaaataatcaaggggattcaggtcaggtgacctcgcagtctTCTCTTCCAAtccaggaaaatggttcaaatgggacttaacatctgaggtcatcagtcccgtagaacatagaagtacttaaacctaaataacctgaggacatcacacacatccatgcccgaggcaggattcgaaccggcgaccatagcggtcacgtggttccagactgaagcgtctagaaccgctcggccacaccggccggctccaatcCAGTAACCAAGAAATGCTTCCTAGTAattaggctcgtcctccttgtttcctcgcAGGAAATAAAGTATGTACATGTACGTAaagagcacagtacgtgtaaacatgTATGCGTGTCAGCTGTAAATAGGCAGGAAAACTGTaacgctagacaaagcggtagacagttTACTTGCATGCCACcacaagctggcttctccgacccaggTGCCCAACCTCAAATTATTCAGTGCAGTATTCTCTATCCACTGTTACATCTCTGCATTCTCTTACGAGAACACCGTGAATAAGCAAATACATTTTGACATTTTTCATGTACGGTGTTTAAAATGATCCTAGGTGTGTGATTCTAAGATGATTTATTATTCTGCAATTATCTTTGTATTTGCAGGAAAGTCACCAGTTCATCTACGCTGTCGAAGAGGAGACGAAGCAGTGTTGACTGTTTTAAAACTTGTGCGTGTTTTTGTATATCAATGTAAAGACAGCAGAACGATGCAGCACCTCACACATTGAAAGCATCAGGAGTAAATGCCGTAGCCTACGAAAAACGCAAGTTTTGAAACGTGTCGTGAAAAATACAAGTAAAAAGGAAACCTTAACAGgtaagagcaaaagttaaagatgaagtaaatattcctgaattccaatcaagaacaactgccaagataagaaacgtagaagtagatatcctcggtgtaacaaagcagtttaaatcacttaataaaggcaaggcctccggtccagaatgTATGCCAgtctggttcctctcagagtatgctgaaaaaacaGCTCCATAttaagcaattacatacaaccactcgctcacagaaagatccgtacctaaagactggaaaattgctcatttcacaccaatacccaaaaagggaagtaggagtaatccgctgaattacaggcctatatcacaaacgtcaatttgcagtagtgttttggagcatatactgtattcgaacattatgaagtacctccaagaaaacgatttaaaGACACACAGTtagcacggattcataaaataccgttcttgtgaaacacaactagctctttatactaatgaagtaataagtgctatcgacagggaatgtcaaattgattccatatttttagatttccagaaggctttcgacaccgttcctcacaagcgtcttctaaccaaactgcgtgcctacggagtatctcctcagttgtgaaactggattcgtgatttcctgtcagaaagggcacagttcttagtaacagatggaaagtcatcgagtaaaacggaagtaatatccggcgttccccaaggaagtgttataggccctctgttggtcctgatctatattaacgacataggagacaatctgagcagccgtcttagattgtttgcagataatcctgtcatttactgtcttgtaaagtcatcagatgatcaaaacgacttgcaaaatgattcaaataagatatctgtatagttctaaaagtggcaattgaccctgaataaagaaaagtgtgaagttattaacgttccggccggagtggctattcggttctaggcgctacagtctggaaccgcgtgaccgctacggtcgcaggttcgaatcctgcctcgggcatggatctgtgttatgtccttaggttagttaggtttaagtagttctgagttctaggggactgatgacctcagaagtgaagtcccatagtgctcagaaccttttgaagttattcacatgagtactaaaagaaatcagctaaatttcgattacgcgataagccacacaaatctgaagggtgtaaattcaaataaatacttagggattacaattacaaataacctaaattggaacgatcacatagataatattgtgggtagagcaaaccaaagactgcgatttattggcagaacacttgtgcttacaccaggcttgtccgtcctattctggagtattgcagtgcggtgtgggatccgcatcatgtgggactgacggatgacatcgaaaaagtagaaagaaaggcagctcgttttgtattattgcgaaataggggaattggggtcacagacatgatacgtgaattggagtggcaatcattaaaacaaaggcgttttttcgttgcgacgggatcttctcatgaaatttctgtcagcagttttctcctccggaatgagattttcactctgcagcggaatgtgcgctgataggaaacttcctggcagattaaaactgtgtgccggaccgacactcgaactcgggacctttgcctttcgcgggcaagtgctctaccaactgagctacccaagcacgactcacgccccgtcctgacagctgtacttctgccggtacctcgtctcctaccttccaaactttacagaagctctcctgcgaaccttgcagaaccagacccctggaagaaaggatattgcggaaacatggcttagccacagcttgggggatgtttgcagaatgagattttcgcactgcagcggagtctgcgctgatatgaaacttcctggcagattaaaactgtgtgccggaccgagactcgaactcgcaggagagcttctgtaaagtttggaaggcaggagatgaggtactggcagaaataaagctgtgaggacggggagtgggtcgtgcttgggtagctcagttggtagagcacttgcccgcgaaaggcaaagttccggagttcgagtctcggtcaggcacacagttttaatctgccaggaagtttcataccacttttctcctccgaatgcaaaacattctgttggtacccacaaacatagggagaaatgataatcacggtaaaatacgagaaatcagggacttgcacagaaaaatgaaagtactcgtttttcccgtgtgtcgttcgagagtggaacggtagagaaacagcttgaaggtggttcattgaaccctcttccagacaCTTTACTATGAATAGCAGAgttatcacatagatgtagatgtattgtataAAGGAAAAAATGGTTGTTTACTTGCCCGGTATGCAGAGGCGTTAGCCACTGACGCAGCTGTAAAGCAAAGAGCGCCATGGTGTGCGAAACAGACGTGTGCTCAAGAGTGCGTAAAGAGAACGCGTGGGGGACGCGGGAGCGTCATCTGCCGGCGGCGCCCTACCGCTGGCTGTCGTCACACACTGCCCACGGAACACCGGCGCGAGAGGCGGCGCGCATGCGCGGTTGCAGCTGTGGCCGAGTCGCGTGGCGCCGCGCCGCTCGGCAGTCCGACGCCGGCAGCCGACGCCGACGCCAGCAGCAGAGGGCGCGTTAGTGTCGGGGCGCTCGCACCACAGCACAGCACGCGCGCCTCAACGGGACGGCCGTCTGAGAGACGGGCGCCGACGCAGGCAGTTTCGCTCGGCTGCCGTGCGTGTTACGTCGCATTCTGCTCTTCTATTAGCCTACTCTTACTTCAATTCTACAGTGTTAGTACAGTATTGTGACGAAAATTCTTTCACTTACAAAAAGCTTATTTGGCGTCGCGCGTCATGATAACGCTCTATATAACATCCACTCTACTACTAAGGTTTGACGACCAACGTTAGTAGAGTTTCCGAAGGTCTCTACGCTTTATGACGCGTGCGTGCAACACTTTGGATAGAGTCTGTGTATAGCGTATGAAGAACATTTCAAAATAGAATAAATCGTCAGATATGTTACTTTCCCGGTTACTTATATCGGAGATTTCTGCTACAGAGAAATGGTCAGTGTATTACAGATTACAACTGCATGTTATGGGAATCTCGCAGCAGAAAAgtgacgcaatttagaaataaactTGCCAGTAACATGCAAAATCTAATGCATATTTGTGATCCGTGTTAGACTAGATAAAAATATGTATACGTTATTGCGTTGATTCTGAAAAATCTACAGTGGCAAAATTTAACAATTTGAGTGTGAATTATGAAGGTGATCTTGCTGTCACCTCTCAGCAGGCCGTAGACTAATCACAGATTTTTGTGGGGATTTGAAGAAAATGATCGAGGCCGACGTAAACTTAGACAGAAGAGTCGTGTTATTGTAAAGCTTTACTGCTGGGATTTTTCACGAAGGGAGTATGAACTAACAGACACGTTCTTGACGATTGTGATCGTTTGAGAGAATGCTGGTGTAGAGGAATGGAAGGATATAGAATTGTCAGGTGTGTAAGAGACGCATATTTTTGATACTTGGGTTCTATAAGGACTGTTACTTTGAAACAAGTGACAGTCGTGTAGGTCACGAGGATGGCTGCCGAGACAGTTTTAGTGGTTTCCGAGAGTGTCGTGAATGGGACGAGCATGAATGGTATCCTGATGGGCGAAGTGAAAAATGTAAATACGACGTCAGAGCCGCAGTTCTGCGGTTCGGGTCTCGAACACTTCCAAGCAGGCTATAAGGAAATCCACGGGTACCTCAGCCTCTTCGTCTGCATCTTCGGCTCGGTGGCCAACTCTCTGAACATCGCCGTGCTGACGAGGCGCGAGATGATCTCACCGACCAACAGCATCCTGACTGGACTGGCCGTGGCCGACCTGCTGGTGATGGTGGAGTACGTGCCGTACGCGCTGCACATGTACCTGCTGCGGCGGCCGCGGGCGCAGACGTACACGTACGCGTGGGCCGTGTTCGTGCTGTTCCACTCCAACTTCGCGCAGGTCTGCCACACGGTGTCGATCCTGCTGACGGTGACGCTGGCCGTGTGGCGCTACCTGGCGGTGGCGCACCCGCAGCGCGGCCAGATCGCCATGCCCTGCACGCTGGCCGTGGTCGGCTCGGCGTACGTGCTGGGCCCGCTGCTGTGCGCGCCGCACTACCTCGCCTTCGAGGTGGCCGAGCTGTCCGAGGGCAACGCGACGCTCCACTTCGTGCAGATGAGCCGTTTGAGCCAGGCGGCC containing:
- the LOC126199474 gene encoding G-protein coupled receptor dmsr-1-like, which encodes MAAETVLVVSESVVNGTSMNGILMGEVKNVNTTSEPQFCGSGLEHFQAGYKEIHGYLSLFVCIFGSVANSLNIAVLTRREMISPTNSILTGLAVADLLVMVEYVPYALHMYLLRRPRAQTYTYAWAVFVLFHSNFAQVCHTVSILLTVTLAVWRYLAVAHPQRGQIAMPCTLAVVGSAYVLGPLLCAPHYLAFEVAELSEGNATLHFVQMSRLSQAAGGLLSDVNFWVYGVVVKLTPCAALTVLSLRIVAALVETKRRRRQLTVSASSRQQDKERQTDRTTRMLLAVLLLFLVTELPQGVLGLLSGLLGQRFFAECYVPLGELMDALALLNSAVNFILYCSMSRQFRVTFCQLFRPRALDRWIPVQTTAHNGHTGAAATTTNNATQVTQL